A region of Sporocytophaga myxococcoides DNA encodes the following proteins:
- the cas1 gene encoding type II CRISPR-associated endonuclease Cas1, producing the protein MIKKTLYFGNPAYLNTRDEQLVINFPGAKGIDDLTKMNTVPIEDIGVVILDHQQITISHSLVAKLLANNAALITCDHTHHPTGLMLNLDGNQLQSARFKTQADATLPLKKQLWQQTVKQKILNQALFLQKNGINHENLLKWSDDVKSGDPDNLEARAAVYYWKNVFCNLRLTENSSLAFHLTDFKREREGHPPNNLLNYGYAILRAIVARSLTGSGLLPTMGIYHRNQYNAYCLADDIMEPYRPYVDSLVYNIVKNGEDFTELTNSIKKQLLSIPTMDVVIDEEKSPLMIGVQRTTSSLAKCFEGKLRKIAYPRFL; encoded by the coding sequence ATGATCAAAAAGACTCTATACTTTGGTAATCCTGCCTATTTGAATACAAGGGATGAACAATTGGTTATAAATTTCCCTGGTGCCAAGGGAATCGATGATCTTACCAAAATGAATACTGTACCTATCGAGGATATTGGTGTAGTTATACTTGATCATCAGCAAATCACAATTAGTCATTCATTGGTGGCAAAATTGCTGGCTAATAATGCTGCTCTTATTACCTGTGATCATACTCATCACCCAACAGGATTGATGTTGAACCTTGACGGCAATCAACTCCAGTCTGCACGTTTTAAAACTCAAGCCGATGCCACCCTTCCCTTAAAGAAACAACTTTGGCAACAAACTGTAAAACAAAAAATATTAAACCAAGCCCTTTTTCTGCAAAAGAATGGCATTAACCATGAGAATCTTTTAAAATGGTCTGATGATGTAAAATCTGGAGATCCGGATAACCTGGAAGCAAGAGCAGCTGTTTATTACTGGAAAAATGTCTTCTGCAACCTCCGATTGACTGAAAACTCCAGCCTTGCATTTCATTTGACAGATTTTAAAAGGGAACGAGAAGGACATCCCCCTAACAATCTCCTGAATTATGGATACGCCATTTTAAGAGCAATAGTAGCAAGAAGCCTTACGGGATCAGGTTTGTTACCTACCATGGGAATATACCATCGGAATCAATACAATGCCTATTGCCTTGCTGATGATATTATGGAGCCATATAGACCCTATGTTGACAGCCTGGTGTACAACATTGTAAAAAACGGAGAAGATTTCACTGAACTGACCAATTCCATAAAAAAACAACTTTTATCCATTCCGACGATGGATGTAGTGATAGATGAAGAAAAAAGTCCCTTAATGATAGGTGTACAACGCACTACATCTTCTCTTGCAAAATGTTTTGAAGGAAAGCTCAGAAAAATAGCTTACCCCCGGTTTCTATGA
- a CDS encoding mechanosensitive ion channel domain-containing protein, whose protein sequence is MSEQNIQILETLLILVLYTVVFFVIKNIVNNTLKKAQLQRARRKLIIKAIHLFLSIALVVLLAGIWGLEQKEIAVFASTIMTVLGIAFFAQWSLLSNVTSSLILFFNHPLKMGDTIKILDKEYPIEGEIAELTYFFVYIKTKNGEIITVPNSLIFQKSVSIIEAQEEKVIE, encoded by the coding sequence ATGAGTGAGCAAAATATTCAGATACTGGAAACACTGCTAATTCTGGTTCTATACACAGTAGTTTTTTTTGTTATAAAGAACATTGTAAATAATACGCTGAAGAAGGCACAGCTCCAAAGAGCCCGGAGAAAACTTATTATCAAAGCAATTCATTTGTTCCTTTCGATTGCGCTTGTAGTTTTGCTTGCCGGTATCTGGGGGTTAGAGCAAAAAGAAATCGCGGTATTTGCAAGTACTATTATGACCGTTTTAGGTATAGCTTTTTTTGCTCAGTGGTCATTGCTATCCAATGTCACATCTAGTCTAATACTGTTCTTTAATCATCCTTTGAAAATGGGAGATACTATCAAAATATTAGATAAGGAATATCCAATAGAAGGAGAAATTGCTGAGTTGACTTATTTCTTTGTTTATATAAAGACGAAGAATGGAGAGATTATAACAGTTCCAAACTCTCTGATCTTCCAAAAGTCGGTATCCATTATTGAAGCTCAGGAAGAGAAAGTGATTGAATAA
- a CDS encoding PorP/SprF family type IX secretion system membrane protein, translating into MNIKSLGNKFTLILCFILSTFTIKVKCQDIQFSQFYAASLYLNPAFAGSAHYDRITFHQRLQWPALDAKYITSYLSYDRYFEKYKSGIGAYILKDWQGKNYINSTEAALQYSFEIGISDNLALRPAIQLGLINRSTDYTHLKYPDQFDDQGLTGQATNDPHYNSNRKTFADLGSGMVLYSNKFWFSYAGHHLNRPDQSYWNEKSVLPIKHSFTAGYRIEAIKGNSKNHMGYVSQSLYLIPTVHYKLQGKSDQLDMGIYLFHNEYVLGVWYRGIPVKKYNSRLQNNESVVILAGWRIKELRLTYSYDFVVSKLRPARTAGAHELNITYLFNKKKTVKKLKVLPCPEF; encoded by the coding sequence TTGAATATTAAAAGCTTGGGAAATAAATTCACTTTAATATTATGTTTCATTTTATCAACATTTACTATTAAAGTAAAATGTCAGGATATTCAATTTTCTCAATTCTATGCAGCTTCATTATATTTAAATCCTGCTTTTGCAGGAAGCGCTCATTATGACAGGATCACATTTCATCAGCGTTTGCAATGGCCTGCTTTGGATGCCAAATACATCACTTCGTATTTGTCTTATGACCGATATTTTGAAAAATATAAAAGCGGAATTGGTGCATATATTTTAAAAGACTGGCAGGGAAAAAATTATATCAATTCAACGGAGGCTGCTCTTCAATATTCTTTTGAAATTGGAATTTCAGACAACCTTGCCTTACGACCTGCAATACAATTGGGATTAATCAACAGATCAACTGATTATACACATCTGAAATATCCGGATCAGTTTGATGACCAAGGATTAACAGGTCAAGCCACAAATGATCCACATTATAATTCTAACAGAAAAACTTTTGCTGATTTGGGATCCGGTATGGTTCTATATTCCAATAAATTCTGGTTTTCATATGCAGGACATCACCTGAATCGACCAGATCAATCTTACTGGAATGAAAAAAGTGTATTACCCATAAAACATTCGTTTACTGCTGGATACAGAATAGAAGCCATTAAGGGAAATTCTAAAAATCATATGGGGTATGTATCACAATCACTTTATCTGATACCTACTGTTCATTATAAACTTCAGGGAAAATCAGATCAATTGGATATGGGAATATATTTATTTCACAATGAATATGTTCTTGGAGTCTGGTATAGAGGGATTCCTGTAAAAAAATATAATTCCAGACTCCAGAATAATGAATCTGTGGTTATCCTGGCAGGATGGCGAATAAAGGAATTAAGGCTCACTTACAGTTATGATTTTGTAGTTTCCAAATTAAGACCTGCTCGTACTGCAGGTGCTCACGAATTGAATATTACTTACTTGTTTAATAAGAAGAAGACTGTGAAAAAACTTAAAGTACTGCCCTGCCCTGAATTTTAA